TAACTACTATACAAGGCAGCGTGTTGTCCAGTCTGCTTCTCCAGCGATGAATACAGTACCTGGTGGAGTTGGCACAGGCACACAAGTAGATACTATAACAAGACTTCATGATGAGTTTGCCTACTCAAGACTAAAATATTCATCGTCAAATTTAGAAAATACAGCCTATAAACAAAGAATTTTGCAAGAAGCTACAAAATATTTTCCTGACCTAAAAGATAATGGAATGGTGAAGGATATTCAGGAGTATTTTTCCGCGTGGAATAACTTTGCTTCAAACCCTAATGCAGGTGCTCAGAAAGTAAATTTGATAAATAAAGCAAGTGTATTGACTGCAAGTATTAACCGCTCATCAAAGATGCTTTATGATATGCATGAAAAGATTGATGAAACGATAAAAATAAATATAAATGAGATAAATTCTCTAGGCAGACAAATAGCAAACATTAATAAGCAAATCCAAAGAATAGAATCAGGCGCAGACGCTGGTATAAAAATAAATGCAAATGATCTTCGTGATAAACGTGATGAGCTTGAGCTTGCTATGTCAAAGCTGGTAAATACAGCAGTTTATAAAAGCGATCTAAAGAGCAATTCTAGGGTAGATACAGGAATAACAGATCAAGGAAAATACTACAATCTAAATATTGGTGGTGTAAGTATCGTTGATGGTGTAAATTTTCATGAAATTTCTATGAGTTCAACCGAAAGTGGAAGATATACAAAAATTTATTATGAAAGAGAAGATGGCAGAAGAATCCCAATGGAAGAAAAGATCACAGGCGGTAAAATCGGTGCTGCGCTTGATCTTAGGGGTCGAAACTACGAGCCAGATAATGATAAATTTAGCGACGGAACGATCCAAAAATACATTGATAATTTAAATACATTTAGTAAAACCTTGATAACAAGTACAAATAATATCTATGCCGAATCCGCAGTTGAAATTTCTAACTCAGATCCGATAAGTTATTTAGAAGGCGATAAGACGTTGATGAATCATGATAATAGTATAAGAAACGGAAGTTTTGAAGCTATTGTTTATGATAACAAAGGCAATGTCGTGGCCAGAAAAACTATAAATGTAAATGGCACGACGACAATGAATGATACAAGATATGGCAACTCTATTGTCAAAGACTTTAACTCAAACTCAGATGACAATAAAGATAATAATATGCTAAATGACGTTGATGACTTTTTTGAGGCGTCATATTTTTATGATAAAAATACTAAAAAAGGCACATTTTCTCTCATTCCAAAACAAGCTCAAGGGCTTTATA
The genomic region above belongs to Campylobacter concisus and contains:
- the flgK gene encoding flagellar hook-associated protein FlgK, with the protein product MANIFMSLGTGVSGLNAAQLQISTTGNNIANADSNYYTRQRVVQSASPAMNTVPGGVGTGTQVDTITRLHDEFAYSRLKYSSSNLENTAYKQRILQEATKYFPDLKDNGMVKDIQEYFSAWNNFASNPNAGAQKVNLINKASVLTASINRSSKMLYDMHEKIDETIKININEINSLGRQIANINKQIQRIESGADAGIKINANDLRDKRDELELAMSKLVNTAVYKSDLKSNSRVDTGITDQGKYYNLNIGGVSIVDGVNFHEISMSSTESGRYTKIYYEREDGRRIPMEEKITGGKIGAALDLRGRNYEPDNDKFSDGTIQKYIDNLNTFSKTLITSTNNIYAESAVEISNSDPISYLEGDKTLMNHDNSIRNGSFEAIVYDNKGNVVARKTINVNGTTTMNDTRYGNSIVKDFNSNSDDNKDNNMLNDVDDFFEASYFYDKNTKKGTFSLIPKQAQGLYSISIVDHGTNFPGAVGINRFFSGTDSNSIGINQNFTQDHTKLRAYSKPVIGNNEVANKMIQLQYQKQTFYSSGIALDRDETIEGYYRYLTTDMASDTEANNTIHDTNTSLQKTAEEEFQSTSGVDTNEELTNLIRFQASYGAAAKIITTVDQMLDTLLSLKQ